One segment of Theobroma cacao cultivar B97-61/B2 chromosome 9, Criollo_cocoa_genome_V2, whole genome shotgun sequence DNA contains the following:
- the LOC18589938 gene encoding phytochromobilin:ferredoxin oxidoreductase, chloroplastic isoform X1, with the protein MEHSSSSSVSSLSLKLKPPPSLMTSNLNANSYWRKRKKGRNCLLQASAISYQKFIHFALIETKRHSLLLPSPLQERYGSMIALDGKTRLEMLSFEAPRIRLLRSISIEGEAMQVLDFAAFPKPEFDLPIFCGNFFTAANTNIVVLDLNPLHDVSSRRGYKERYYDSLMPLGLKYTELLPWGGKLTSESIKFFSPIVIWTKFSSSKSKHEVLYSAFMEYYKTWMELTEQAVEDTDPSQIRCNREAQHRYLTWRAEKDPGHGVLKRLIGEKLAKDLLRNFLFSGIDELGSKTFLDYFPEYRSEDGAINERRSIIGKSFETRPWDAKGEFVGNDLRK; encoded by the exons atggAGCATTCGTCTTCTTCATCAGTGTCAAGCTTAAGCTTAAAGTTAAAACCTCCTCCTTCATTAATGACCAGTAACCTTAATGCTAACTCTTACtggaggaagaggaagaagggAAGGAATTGCTTGCTTCAAGCCTCTGCAATTTCTTACCAGAAATTCATTCACTTTGCTCTCATTGAAACCAAACGCCATTCTCTTTTGCTCCCCTCTCCCCTCCAG GAAAGATATGGTTCTATGATTGCATTGGATGGCAAAACGAGGCTTGAAATGCTATCATTTGAGGCTCCTAGAATCAGACTACTTCGAAGTATAAGCATTGAGGGTGAAGCTATGCAG GTATTGGATTTTGCTGCCTTTCCAAAACCAGAATTTGATCTACCCATATTCTGTGGCAACTTCTTCACTGCTGCCAATACAAACATAGTCGTGCT GGACCTGAACCCTTTGCATGATGTCAGTAGTCGAAGAGGCTATAAGGAAAGGTACTATGACAGCTTAATGCCTTTAGGTCTCAAGTATACTGAG CTTTTACCTTGGGGGGGAAAGCTTACAAGTGAATCTATAAAGTTTTTCTCACCAATAGTGATATGGACCAAGTTTTCTTCAAGCAAATCCAAACATGAAGTTCTATATTCTGCATTCATGGAATACTACAAG ACATGGATGGAGCTAACGGAGCAAGCAGTGGAGGATACTGATCCATCTCAAATTAGGTGCAATCGTGAAGCACAGCATAGATATCTAACATGGAGAGCAGAAAAG GATCCTGGTCATGGAGTTCTAAAAAGGTTAATTGGTGAGAAGCTTGCCAAG GATTTATTGAGAAACTTCCTTTTCAGTGGCATTGATGAGCTAGGAagcaaaacattccttgattactTTCCTGAGTACCGGAGTGAGGATGGGGCTATAAATGAGAGGCGAAGCATCATTGGGAAGTCCTTTGAAACTCGCCCTTGGGATGCTAAAGGAGAATTTGTTGGTAATGACTTGAGAAAATAA
- the LOC18589938 gene encoding phytochromobilin:ferredoxin oxidoreductase, chloroplastic isoform X2, producing the protein MEHSSSSSVSSLSLKLKPPPSLMTSNLNANSYWRKRKKGRNCLLQASAISYQKFIHFALIETKRHSLLLPSPLQERYGSMIALDGKTRLEMLSFEAPRIRLLRSISIEGEAMQVLDFAAFPKPEFDLPIFCGNFFTAANTNIVVLDLNPLHDVSSRRGYKERYYDSLMPLGLKYTELLPWGGKLTSESIKFFSPIVIWTKFSSSKSKHEVLYSAFMEYYKTWMELTEQAVEDTDPSQIRCNREAQHRYLTWRAEKDPGHGVLKRLIGEKLAKWH; encoded by the exons atggAGCATTCGTCTTCTTCATCAGTGTCAAGCTTAAGCTTAAAGTTAAAACCTCCTCCTTCATTAATGACCAGTAACCTTAATGCTAACTCTTACtggaggaagaggaagaagggAAGGAATTGCTTGCTTCAAGCCTCTGCAATTTCTTACCAGAAATTCATTCACTTTGCTCTCATTGAAACCAAACGCCATTCTCTTTTGCTCCCCTCTCCCCTCCAG GAAAGATATGGTTCTATGATTGCATTGGATGGCAAAACGAGGCTTGAAATGCTATCATTTGAGGCTCCTAGAATCAGACTACTTCGAAGTATAAGCATTGAGGGTGAAGCTATGCAG GTATTGGATTTTGCTGCCTTTCCAAAACCAGAATTTGATCTACCCATATTCTGTGGCAACTTCTTCACTGCTGCCAATACAAACATAGTCGTGCT GGACCTGAACCCTTTGCATGATGTCAGTAGTCGAAGAGGCTATAAGGAAAGGTACTATGACAGCTTAATGCCTTTAGGTCTCAAGTATACTGAG CTTTTACCTTGGGGGGGAAAGCTTACAAGTGAATCTATAAAGTTTTTCTCACCAATAGTGATATGGACCAAGTTTTCTTCAAGCAAATCCAAACATGAAGTTCTATATTCTGCATTCATGGAATACTACAAG ACATGGATGGAGCTAACGGAGCAAGCAGTGGAGGATACTGATCCATCTCAAATTAGGTGCAATCGTGAAGCACAGCATAGATATCTAACATGGAGAGCAGAAAAG GATCCTGGTCATGGAGTTCTAAAAAGGTTAATTGGTGAGAAGCTTGCCAAG TGGCATTGA